The following are from one region of the Sandaracinus amylolyticus genome:
- a CDS encoding B12-binding domain-containing radical SAM protein, whose amino-acid sequence MSPRVLVVTGGLVSAEDTDLLEALRKQIAALRGSEAVWLDLQIKLHAAERLLAADRHRRSRAFQIAPYRAAVERFDGHAPIGEIPELTEVALATLLEREGFEVECTTYSKLHADAALRERLLARTDAVFASTTLLHDRAEMDPMLAMLKRPHNKVVAGGALASMLHATWDGSSAIDLLAVGYGEMLVPAIAQWLRTGELVAPERGRLEERGGTPIVFSGVPEGRVLDALPAPDWRIAERVHGRRFRMAHYESVRGCPYRCAFCNYPYLFDDTKFRYRSAERIDADWAALEAQGIEYVSCLDSLFTMPRKRLQELCRRLIARGSRLKWICYARADDLCDLPTAQLMKDAGCVQVQIGVESGSDVILKNMNKACTADENRRALINCRKVGLTSLVTVIVGFPGETRETVDETYALLASAPPDVFYVVAFSTWVEGVPILKDETKKKHGLVTLSGVPSPAPYWRHPGMSCTEVSHEVKRLNEKLIESRVGLEGFLFYRGLLGYDPADREALLDFQRDVMRGQPILRGLVRGLDAFVHRQLVRDVEARLGAARAMSA is encoded by the coding sequence TCGCAGCGCTCCGGGGGTCGGAGGCGGTCTGGCTCGATCTGCAGATCAAGCTGCACGCTGCGGAGCGATTGCTCGCCGCGGATCGACACCGTCGCTCGCGCGCGTTCCAGATCGCGCCCTATCGCGCGGCGGTCGAGCGCTTCGACGGGCATGCGCCGATCGGCGAGATCCCCGAGCTCACCGAGGTCGCGCTCGCGACGCTGCTCGAGCGCGAGGGCTTCGAGGTCGAGTGCACGACCTACTCGAAGCTCCACGCCGACGCAGCGCTTCGCGAGCGCCTGCTCGCGCGCACCGACGCGGTGTTCGCGTCGACGACGCTGCTCCACGATCGCGCCGAGATGGATCCGATGCTCGCGATGCTGAAGCGACCGCACAACAAGGTGGTCGCCGGCGGCGCGCTCGCGTCGATGCTCCACGCGACGTGGGACGGATCGAGCGCGATCGATCTGCTCGCGGTGGGCTACGGCGAGATGCTGGTGCCCGCGATCGCGCAGTGGCTGCGCACCGGTGAGCTCGTCGCGCCGGAGCGCGGGCGGCTCGAGGAGCGGGGCGGCACGCCGATCGTCTTCTCCGGCGTGCCCGAGGGGCGCGTGCTCGATGCGCTGCCTGCGCCCGACTGGCGCATTGCCGAAAGGGTGCACGGACGTCGATTCCGGATGGCGCACTACGAGTCGGTGCGTGGCTGTCCGTATCGATGTGCGTTCTGCAATTATCCGTATCTCTTCGACGACACGAAGTTCCGATATCGCAGCGCCGAGCGCATCGACGCGGACTGGGCCGCGCTCGAGGCGCAAGGCATCGAGTACGTCAGCTGTCTCGACAGTCTGTTCACGATGCCGCGCAAGCGATTGCAGGAGCTGTGTCGGCGCCTGATCGCGCGCGGCAGTCGGCTCAAATGGATCTGTTATGCGCGCGCCGACGATCTCTGTGATCTGCCGACTGCGCAGCTCATGAAGGACGCGGGCTGCGTGCAGGTCCAGATCGGGGTCGAGTCGGGCAGCGACGTGATCCTGAAGAACATGAACAAGGCGTGCACCGCCGACGAGAACCGGCGCGCGCTGATCAACTGTCGCAAGGTCGGGCTCACGTCGCTGGTGACGGTGATCGTCGGGTTCCCCGGCGAGACCCGCGAGACCGTCGACGAGACCTACGCGCTGCTCGCGAGCGCGCCGCCCGACGTGTTCTACGTCGTCGCGTTCTCGACGTGGGTCGAGGGCGTTCCGATCCTGAAGGACGAGACCAAGAAGAAGCACGGCCTGGTCACGCTGAGCGGGGTGCCCTCCCCTGCTCCGTACTGGCGTCATCCCGGCATGTCGTGCACCGAGGTCTCGCACGAGGTGAAGCGGCTCAACGAGAAGCTCATCGAGAGCCGCGTGGGGCTCGAGGGGTTCCTCTTCTATCGCGGCCTCCTGGGCTACGACCCCGCGGATCGTGAAGCGTTGCTCGACTTCCAGCGCGACGTGATGCGCGGACAGCCGATCCTGCGCGGCCTCGTGCGCGGGCTCGATGCATTCGTGCACCGCCAGCTGGTGCGCGACGTCGAGGCCCGCCTCGGCGCTGCGCGCGCGATGTCGGCCTGA
- a CDS encoding HPP family protein, protein MEAVVAQVGSVMVPHPYTIGGDQPISVAAERMRAHGIRHLPVLAGGRLVGLISDRDVRLVESVADAERVRVEDAMSPEPYCARPETSLREVVARMHEHKLGSVLITDEHDRLLGIFTSTDALRLLVERL, encoded by the coding sequence GTGGAGGCAGTCGTGGCGCAGGTCGGCTCGGTCATGGTCCCTCATCCCTACACGATCGGTGGAGATCAGCCGATCTCCGTGGCGGCCGAGCGCATGCGGGCGCACGGGATCCGCCACCTCCCGGTGCTCGCAGGAGGGCGCCTCGTCGGGCTGATCAGCGATCGCGACGTGCGGCTCGTCGAGTCGGTCGCCGACGCCGAGCGCGTGCGCGTCGAGGACGCGATGAGCCCCGAGCCCTACTGCGCGCGGCCCGAGACGTCGCTGCGCGAGGTGGTCGCGCGCATGCACGAGCACAAGCTCGGCTCGGTGTTGATCACCGACGAGCACGATCGACTGCTCGGCATCTTCACGTCGACCGACGCGCTGCGACTGCTCGTCGAGCGGCTCTGA